CTTTACAATTATGCGGCTTCATAATCATGTCGTTCTGGGAATAGGAGACTCAGAAAAGACATGGAATCCCGTGCCGGATTTAGGAACGTCTTGGTGTTAATCGCGTGTTGTTCCGTTGCCTGCAGTTTCGGAGCCATAGATCGAGAAAACAAGACCCATGCCGGTCCTTCGAGTAATGTGGAGATCAACAGAGGTAGCTTTCCGGCCAGTTTCATATTTGGAGTCGCATCGAGCGCCTACCAGGTAAATGAATTCTTAAGAGCTAGCTCACCATGTACCAGTGCGACAGTGTGTTGCCCAATCAATTTCAGCGAAAGATTGGTCTGATGAACTCGATTTACTAGTATTATGAGAAAGCAGTGCTGATAATCGTAAAGCGAAGAGGGGACTTATCAGAGTGTGCTTGTGTGGTTTCTGGCACATGAATGAGAGGAGTACATTACTGTTTCTTGAAGAGACTAACTTGATTCGCTACACCGAGCGAATGTATCTTATATGTCAACTTGACCGGTTAATTAGAGTTTGGACGATGATTACTCGTTGCTTCACGTCTCTTTTTACTTTGCTGCGGGCGGAAATGAAGCTTTATGCCGTTTTTGGCCTGTTCAGATCGAAGGTGCAGCTGCATCAGATGGCAAAGGGTTGAGCAATTGGGACATCTACACCAGAATGTatccaggtctctctctctctctctctctctctctctctctctctcaatctctctctctctttctctctctcaaacccaCAAATCCTATCAACATTTTAAACCATTTTAGGTTGAGGGTGAGGACTAAAATCACGAAGCTCAAACAGTTTTATGCAAATCTTTGAGCAAATCATTCAGGTTCATACAAGATCAATCTTCTTCTTGAGTGGGcagattctttttctttttttctttttttgtgtgtgtggtGACTACATTTTttttcgccttttttttttctaatgttgTTCTCATTTTTTGTACTATTAAGATGAACACGACCGATGATCTGAATCGTACTATTAGTAAGATCCGGTGGACCATGTGGGTTCACGAGTGGCTGTCTAATTTTGACAATGAGAACACTAGACCCATCtagaaaagatgaaaaggaattCTAATTGTCTGATtgcctactctctctctctctctctctctctctccatccaaGGAGAGGCCTAATGATATTTTCTTGCCAGAGAAGATTAGTGACAGAAGTTCCGGAGACGTGGCTGATGAATTTTACTACAATTATAAGGTAATGACACTCCCAAAAAACTAACAGTTTCAGTATTGGAGACCAAACCTCATATGATTGAATGTAAAGTAGGTAAACCTTGGTCATATGAAATATTTCTCCAACTTTGTGGACCGGTAAGATGAAAGTCAACGCTTGGCAGAGGGGCCAAATATAACTTAGAAGTGAATATgataatcatcaaatatatttAATGTTGTGCATCTAATGCTCACATGTTTGTTGATTGCTAAAGTATAAATCAACCCAcatgggattttctttttctggtatTAGCTCTATACTAACTACAAGTAATTCATGGAACAGAAGGATATAGCTCTGTTGAAAGTGATTGGATTGGACTCCTTCAGATTTTCCATCTCCTGGTCGAGAATTGCACCTTGTAAGTGTTCTTATTTGCAAACCGTGCAAAGTTTGGTGTTATAATCATCACGATTTCATGTAAAACCCACAAAGTTATATAAAAGCCAAAGTGGTCATTGAAATGTATTCAGTGCATCTGATCATAAGATTGAGTGAATCCTACTAAGTTTGACGTCCATATGTTCTAAGTAGAAGCAGTTAACCATCCAAATTCCAAATATgtagtatttatttatatgaCTTGCTTGTATAAAATTGATTGCTAGTTATACATATGGCCAATGTATTTAGGTAAAATTTTATGGATATTTTGTAGATGGGAATATAAGCAAGGGGGTCAATCAGAAAGGCGTGGAGTTCTACAACAATCTGATTGATGGACTCCTAGAGAATGGTAAGGCATggaattattattgttattgttattgttattgttattgttattgttatttgTCTTCCGGAAAATGGCTTTTGCTCTTGAAATCATAAGAGTGATCTCTCTTCTAACAAATGGGGAGGTGTCACAGCAATTGatctttattttgattttctttttccatgttgATTTACGCAGGCATAAAGCCTTTCGTGACTTTGTTGCATTGGGACGTTCCACAAGCTTTAGACGAAGAGTACGGTGGATTCTTAAGCCCCATGATCACGTAGGATACATCTCCATCTCCAACGAACATAGAGTCAAATTACTCGTGACGAATTGGCACAAAAATAATAGTTCGATACATATTTTTTTGGCCATCAACTTAGATGCATATACATTTACTAATTTCATGGCATTTTCCAACTATTATTATATCAGGAATGATTTCGTCGAATACACAAACTTCTGCTTTCGAGAATTTGGCGATAGGGTCAAGCACTGGATAACTATCAACGAGCCCAATTTCTTCTCGTATTACGGGTACGACCTCGGAGTTGCCGCACCCGGCCGTTGTTCTGACTACGTCGGTAACTGCACGGCTGGGAACTCGGCTACGGAACCCTATATTGCGCTTCACAATATGCTTCTTTCTCACGCGGCAGCCGTAAAATCGTACAGAGAGAACTATCAGGTTCTTATCACTGATCTTCATCCCTTTTCAGACAAAACTAAGTTCTAACGTGTGTCCTACTAATTTGGTTTTGCATTCAATTTTGGGAATAGACtgaacaaaatggagaaataggGATCTCAATTCAAACCTTCTGGATGACACCCAAGTATGAGACAGAAACTAGCAGAAAGGCTGCCTCTAGAGCCCTTGACTTTTATTTCGGATGGTAGGTTTTTGAAAGGTAGATGCACATGTAGTTGTTGAAGAATTTGATCATTGATTTAGGTCTGTTTATCTTTAAATTGTAAGGAAGTTGTTTCTTGAAGTTCTTTTTTGTTGggttatgatttttatatttatatctaTAACATCTAGGTCAATGTTGCCAGGTCACTTGTCCTTacttatatacatatgtatTAAAGTTGActtaaataaatagattaagGGATAAGTATCTtggaagttctaaaatttgtcacgaaagtacaatttagtcctaacattttcaaaaagtacaattaagtcctaaaatttattataaaaatacaatgaagtcctaaaattttgaaaagtgtaatcaagtcctcaaacttgtcaaattagtcaAATCTAGTCCTTCCgttaataacatttttttaaagtttttagaattcaattgcatttttctaataaattttaggacttgattatattttttaaaaagttttaagactcgattgcattttcataataagttttaaaaattaattgcactttttgaaagttttaagactacaATGCACcattgtgataagttttaagacttataGCACACTTATTCCATGGATTTATTGTTGATGCACAACACTATGATGAAAACAGTTTGACTTCTAATCATCGATGATAACGTCAATGACAGAAACACAGTTCATATATGCAAGAGCAGTTCCAGTATgagtttttgaaataaagatttgattgcaGTACCCGTACCTTAGTTTGATTTAGTAGTTTATAATCTATGGCTAGTTAACAATATTGTTAAATATCAAATGTGGTTGTAGGGCTGCCCATCCAGTGACCTATGGTGACTACCCTGAGACAATGAGGAGGTACGTGGGAAGCAGATTGCCCAAATTTACAGCGGCGCAATCGGATATGGTCAAAGGGTCTCTTGATTTCATGGCCATCAATTACTACACTGCCAGATATGTGGATGAATCATCTTCATCGTCGGCCAGTCTTAATCTCAGCTACTCCTCAGATTGTCACTGTAATATCACCAGTAAGCTTCGTCtccatgatctctctctctctctctccctcggtcATAGTGTGACCTAACTCAATGAAACTCATGTTTCCTCCATAATTCGTAGCATAAATCACAGCAAAAATTAAGGGGTAATTTATGGTATGCATCCTAAAGGGTCTGCCAAAAGAGCAATTGAGTCCTACAATCCTTCTTTTGTGCATTTAGTCCTTAGGACTTGTAGGGATTGCTCGATGAGTCCTCCAAATAATTTGACAGGTTCCAGTGTCATTGTGATCAGGCATTGCTACACGCGAttatcctcaaatttaattaaactaGTTAAACCGAAGGAGCcagttaaatatttaaaaagagtTTCACTAAATTTGAAATAACGAAAAGGCTTAGTGCTCAACGCACTCAAGTTGTAACACTAACATCTAGTGAACTGTCCCCCGTACGCCTCCTCTATATGAAATAGCCAAGTTTCTTCTAAGAAGTATTCATTGCATTGTTTTTCTTGCTTCCTTGCGTATTGCAGCTGAGAAAGATGGTGTTCCCATTGGTCAACCGGTAATCTCTATGAATCCACAGGACTGTGtttgttcttattttccttCAATATATACAAGCTCTTGGTGTATGCATACTCTGTTATGAATTTTGTAGACAGCCCAAGATTGGGAATATATCTATCCGGAAGGAATTCGAGAGTTTGCGCTCTATGTGAAAACAGATTACAAAGACCCACCAATTTATGTGACTGAAAATGGTAATGTATAGGCACTTATGCACACGTACAAATCAGGGGCCTAAATACTGTATATCATTAACCAAAGAGTTCGTCCTATGTAGGAATGGCTGAGGCAAATAATGAATCATTGCCACTTGAAGATGCCCTCAGAGATGGTCTGAAGATAAGTTTCTTTCAGCTCCATCTGTCCTATCTCTTAAAAGCTATGAAGTGAGTTAACTATAGTCAATTACTATAGTCTATTCAATTGCTATGTATCATGCATTATTCGATTTGATAGACTATAAGTGAACATTTATATGATTAGATTATGTTCAATGCTTGATAGAAGCTTGTTATGACGTAAATGACAACAGGGAAGGAGCAAATGTGAAGGGATATTTTGCATGGACGTTCCTCGATGACTTCGAGTGGGACGAGGGTTACACATTTCGGTTTGGTCTTACGTTCGTAGATTACAAGGACGGATTGAAGAGATATCTCAAGGACTCTGCCTTGTGGTTTAAAAGTTTCTTGAGCTCCCATAACGGAAGTGTGTCTCATGGTCCCTCCTCGTCCATGCACAGTGATGCCTAGGCCTCTAAAGTGCTTATGTCCACGCAAGGAATGCATCTTGTCGGAGAAAGCTCGAAGACGACATTAATCGATGTCGACAGGAGATACACGTATTCTATTTGAATTTATGTTTCCAAGATGCAGAGGCTTTAATAGTTTCAGCATATAAAACCTCATATTCATATAGGAATTTGAAATAAGCGTCGCTAACGAATGATCTGACGAAATTCCAGATGATATATCATAGCTCTGCTAACTAATTAAAAATGGCACAACATTTGTCCTTTTGAGAGAAATGAATTGATTCATACCTTGATTAATAGAAAAAATCATTACATTTATAAACTTCTTAATCCAAAAAGTGGCAAAGCAAGTCCACTTTTCATTAAGGCTATTTTTGTTTTACGAAAagtgaataatttggaaaatatgtCCATAAAAACGACCATTTGTATCATTGgtagaaataaacaatcgaaaaatattttcatgttcactttagataaaaattgttattgataataaaaaaatttccatcgATAATTTATTCCAAACGACACAAGCGGTTGTTTTTACG
This region of Eucalyptus grandis isolate ANBG69807.140 chromosome 8, ASM1654582v1, whole genome shotgun sequence genomic DNA includes:
- the LOC104414350 gene encoding beta-glucosidase 17 isoform X2; this translates as MESRAGFRNVLVLIACCSVACSFGAIDRENKTHAGPSSNVEINRGSFPASFIFGVASSAYQIEGAAASDGKGLSNWDIYTRMYPEKISDRSSGDVADEFYYNYKKDIALLKVIGLDSFRFSISWSRIAPYGNISKGVNQKGVEFYNNLIDGLLENGIKPFVTLLHWDVPQALDEEYGGFLSPMITNDFVEYTNFCFREFGDRVKHWITINEPNFFSYYGYDLGVAAPGRCSDYVGNCTAGNSATEPYIALHNMLLSHAAAVKSYRENYQTEQNGEIGISIQTFWMTPKYETETSRKAASRALDFYFGWAAHPVTYGDYPETMRRYVGSRLPKFTAAQSDMVKGSLDFMAINYYTARYVDESSSSSASLNLSYSSDCHCNITTEKDGVPIGQPTAQDWEYIYPEGIREFALYVKTDYKDPPIYVTENGMAEANNESLPLEDALRDGLKGRSKCEGIFCMDVPR
- the LOC104414350 gene encoding beta-glucosidase 17 isoform X1 yields the protein MESRAGFRNVLVLIACCSVACSFGAIDRENKTHAGPSSNVEINRGSFPASFIFGVASSAYQIEGAAASDGKGLSNWDIYTRMYPEKISDRSSGDVADEFYYNYKKDIALLKVIGLDSFRFSISWSRIAPYGNISKGVNQKGVEFYNNLIDGLLENGIKPFVTLLHWDVPQALDEEYGGFLSPMITNDFVEYTNFCFREFGDRVKHWITINEPNFFSYYGYDLGVAAPGRCSDYVGNCTAGNSATEPYIALHNMLLSHAAAVKSYRENYQTEQNGEIGISIQTFWMTPKYETETSRKAASRALDFYFGWAAHPVTYGDYPETMRRYVGSRLPKFTAAQSDMVKGSLDFMAINYYTARYVDESSSSSASLNLSYSSDCHCNITTEKDGVPIGQPTAQDWEYIYPEGIREFALYVKTDYKDPPIYVTENGMAEANNESLPLEDALRDGLKISFFQLHLSYLLKAMKEGANVKGYFAWTFLDDFEWDEGYTFRFGLTFVDYKDGLKRYLKDSALWFKSFLSSHNGSVSHGPSSSMHSDA
- the LOC104414350 gene encoding beta-glucosidase 17 isoform X3 yields the protein MQIFEQIIQISDRSSGDVADEFYYNYKKDIALLKVIGLDSFRFSISWSRIAPYGNISKGVNQKGVEFYNNLIDGLLENGIKPFVTLLHWDVPQALDEEYGGFLSPMITNDFVEYTNFCFREFGDRVKHWITINEPNFFSYYGYDLGVAAPGRCSDYVGNCTAGNSATEPYIALHNMLLSHAAAVKSYRENYQTEQNGEIGISIQTFWMTPKYETETSRKAASRALDFYFGWAAHPVTYGDYPETMRRYVGSRLPKFTAAQSDMVKGSLDFMAINYYTARYVDESSSSSASLNLSYSSDCHCNITTEKDGVPIGQPTAQDWEYIYPEGIREFALYVKTDYKDPPIYVTENGMAEANNESLPLEDALRDGLKISFFQLHLSYLLKAMKEGANVKGYFAWTFLDDFEWDEGYTFRFGLTFVDYKDGLKRYLKDSALWFKSFLSSHNGSVSHGPSSSMHSDA